The following coding sequences lie in one Mycobacterium sp. Z3061 genomic window:
- a CDS encoding nuclear transport factor 2 family protein: MDLAARIARLEALDEIRQLAAKYAVALDMRDFDALVNLFIDDVGVPGGKHGRAAMREWYDTQIRQVLLGSAHGILGHIIDVHDANRATGLVYSRNDLETESTWVIELLAYLDSYERREGRWYFARRTPLFWYQSDITDPPLGPQKLRWPESPWQEGAFHDAFPSWQDFWDAEPGRFDAPVPPPAAVGTWLSTLRRGSTAPRVNPTGRAASEA; encoded by the coding sequence GTGGACCTGGCAGCGCGGATCGCGCGACTGGAGGCGCTCGACGAAATCAGGCAACTGGCGGCGAAATACGCCGTCGCACTGGACATGCGCGACTTCGACGCTCTGGTGAATCTGTTCATCGACGATGTCGGTGTTCCCGGCGGAAAGCACGGCCGGGCAGCGATGCGCGAGTGGTACGACACGCAGATCAGGCAGGTGCTGCTGGGCAGTGCGCACGGCATTCTCGGCCACATCATCGACGTGCATGATGCGAACCGGGCTACCGGACTCGTCTACTCTCGCAACGACCTGGAGACCGAGTCGACGTGGGTCATTGAGCTGTTGGCCTATCTCGACAGCTATGAGCGGAGAGAGGGGCGCTGGTACTTCGCGCGACGTACACCCTTGTTCTGGTATCAGAGCGACATCACCGACCCGCCGCTGGGTCCCCAGAAGTTGCGCTGGCCGGAATCCCCCTGGCAAGAAGGCGCTTTCCACGATGCCTTCCCATCATGGCAGGATTTTTGGGACGCCGAGCCCGGTCGCTTCGATGCGCCGGTACCCCCTCCTGCCGCCGTCGGGACATGGCTGAGCACGCTACGCCGGGGTAGCACCGCGCCACGGGTGAACCCAACCGGGCGTGCCGCATCGGAGGCTTGA